Genomic segment of Leptospira barantonii:
CGAGCAGTTGGTGATTGCGGATTCTTTCCTGAAATTGTTCCTGAGCGGTGACTAAAACGATCTCTAACGGAAGTTTTTTTCTGACAAGACGATTGGCCGCGACGATTCCCGCGTAACCTCCGCCTGCGATCAAAACTGTTTTACCTTGTGACATGTTTGCCTCCCTGTCTGTAAGGAAGACGCGGCTGGGAATTTTCCCGTGACAGAAACTCGTAAATTTTTTCTTTCTTGAAACCCACTTCGAATCGGCGGGGTAACTCAGCATCCACCTCTCTATGGATCGGTGTCTATGAATATGTAATTAGAATTGTTCTAAATTCGAATTGACAGAAGAGCCCGTCGTTCGAACCATTGACCCAGGATGGTCCACATGTTTAGGATTTTGTCCATTTTGTTTCTCATCTCTCTCCTTGTAGCCTTCGGCGCTTGCAAGGAACCCGTTCAAAAAACGGAACTGGAAGGTTTCGTAGTAAAAAACGTAATTCATCCCAACAACAATCCTTACAATAAGGACAAGGTGGAATTGGGAAAACTTCTCTATTTTGATAAGCGACTTTCTCTCAAAGGAGATACGAACTGCGCCATCTGTCATTCCGTGGAAATTCAAAACTCGGAAAAAAATTCAGCGCCGAGAAACAAGATCCACAATTCTCCGGCCCCATCTTTGACGAACGTAGGTTTGTATAAGGACGTATTCTCCGATCCTCAAGCGAACGATCTCGAAGATATCGTAAAGGAAAGAGTTCACACCGCGGTGATGTTGAAGGACGAAAAGACGATCGTCGCAAGACTCAATCAGGTTCCCGAGTACAGAGAACTTTTCGAGAAGTCCTTCGGATCTCCCGGCATCACGATGGACCGAATCGTTAAGGCGATCTCCGCGTTCGAAAGAACGATCGTATCCAAGAATTCCAAATTCGATCGTTATGTGATGGGGGAAGAATCAGCGCTTTCACCCGCGCAGAAACGCGGCCTGGACGTTTTTATGAACAAGGCAAAATGTTCTCAATGTCATAAAGGCCCGAATTTTTCGGATTCGGAAAAACACACCACGGGTTTGAGCGGAATCGAACAAAAGATAAGAACCCCGAGCTTACGCGACGTGAGTAAGAAGAATGAATTCATGCACAACGGAAAGTTTACGAAATTAGAAGACGTCGTAGATCATTTCGTAAAAGGCGGTTCCAGAGGTTCCATCGAAGATCCTCTTTTGAAACCTTCCACGATTACGGAAGTGGAAAAGAAGGATCTGATCGAGTTTTTGAAATCTCTGGAAGGGGAATCTCATCCATTAGAAATGCCTAAAATTCCAAAGGCATAATATAGGAGACTCGTTTCTCAACTTCCCGAATCTATTTTTTCCAAAAGCGCGATCAGGATTCTTCTTTCTTCAAAGGTCGTATGTTTATAGATCCTCGTGAACATTTTTCTGGAGGAGCGAACCACCGCGGATCTCGCGGCCTTTCCTTTTTCCGTTAAGACGATTTCCGAAATCCTAGAATCCTGTACATTCTTAAAACGTTCCACGTAACCGTTGGCGACCAATCGTTTGACGATTTGTGTGACCGTGGATCGATCCCTAAAAACTTTTTTCGAGATGGAAGTCATCGACTCCGGAATTTTATTTCGTAAGGCGCAGAGAACGGCTCCTTGTGTAGGGCTTATATCCTTATACCCTTCTTTTTCATAACTCAAAGAAAGGCTGAAGAAGATTCTTTCCGAGATTCCGGAGAGTAAGTGTACGATCTTTTCGGGTTGCGCGCTCATACAACACGGCTCCTAAAAATGCTTTGTACCAAAAGCAAATACCGACATCGGAGATTCTTCTTCGAATCAAATACGTTGACCGATCCCGATCGAGTTATAGACAAATATTTATGAAACAAACTTCATCCATTTCTAACTTTGAAAGTATTGAGATCAACGAAAAATACAACGGGCCTCCCAAGAGCGGAAACGGGGGATACGTCGCGGGTATTACGGCCAATCGAATCGAGAACAACGCGGTTGTTATCAAAATTAGGGCGCCGGCTCCGTTGAACGAAACCTTGTATTATTCTCGGGACCCGAGCGGAAGCGGAATTAAATTATTGAGTAAGGGAACGAACTCGGTCATCGCGGACGCAAAGGAAGATTCAGAATTTTATATGGATGTTCCAGAGTTGAATTCTTCGTCGTTGGAAGGAATTCAAAATCCGGAACAGGAATACCTGGGTTTTCACAAACATCCGTTTCCAACCTGTTTCGTATGCGGTCCGAATCGGAATCACAAGGACGGGATGAGAATTTTTCCCGCGAAGATATCGGATCAGGTCGGGTTTACACATCTGCACGGCGCGTTTTGGAATCCTTGGAAGGATTTGAGCGGAACGGACGGAAAGATTCGCGATGAGATCGTATGGGCCGCTCTGGATTGTCCCGGAGGTTTCGCGGCTTCTTATGTGGAACCGACCTTGATCGTATTGGTAAAATTGCGGGGACGACTTTTGGAAAGTATATTTCCCGAAGTTCCGTACGCGATTCAAGCCTGGGAGATCGGAAGGAATCGCAGACAAAGAATCGCCGGAACGGCGATCTACAGAATCGACGACCGCAAATGTGTGGCGTATTCGGAAGCATTGTGGATGGTTCCCGGAAACTGGAATCCGGACAATCAAAAAGAATTATAAAAATTGAATATAATCAAAATCAAACGAGGGACTGATCATGTGTGTCCAAAAAACGCCTACCTTGAGCTTAGTAAACGCTTACTTTTTTCAAACCATGCAGGGATATTTACATTACAAATACCGGAGCATCAAAAGAAAACTTTTTGAAAACTTACCGGATAAGATCGTAGAGTTGGGTCCGGGAGTTGGTTCCAACCTGAGATACTTCAAACCCGGTACAACTTTATTGGCCGTAGAACCGAACGCAGGAATGCATTCTCTTTTGAAAAAGAATTCGGAGAAGTATTCCGTCAAAATCGAACTGGTAAACCTATCCGCGGAAAAACTTCCGTTTGCGGATTCTTCCGTGGACGCAGTGGTTTGCAGTTTGGTTCTTTGCACCGTTGAAAAACCGGATCAAGTTTTGAAAGAAATCAAACGTGTTTTGAAAGCGGGAGGAAAGTTCGTTTTTTTGGAACACGTTGCGGCGGAGCACGGATCCTGGATAGAATGGATTCAAAAGATCGTCTTTAAACCTTGGCTTTGGTTTTTTGAGGGATGTCGTCTGAACCGAGATACGTATCAAACTCTGCAGAACGCGGAGTTTTCGAATTTGAAAATCGAAAGGAGTTCGCTCTCTACGATTTTTTTACCGATCCGACCCCATATATACGGGATTGCGACTAAGTAATAAAGAAATTTATTTTTGTTCGGAAGTGTTCGAGGCGGATGCCGCGCTTTGAAGCAGTGCGGGGTCCGCCATCTTCATCAAACGATCGATGATATCGTTTACGTTGACGCCGAATTTTTCGAAGATATGATTCTTAGCGAGTTCGTAACGAAGAATGTCGATGTTCAACTGAATCTTGGATTGAGTCACTTGGAGTTCGGATTGAATCACGTTGTCCAAAGCGGCCTTAACTGCGACCGCCGTGAATCTACCCTGACGAAAACGTTCGGAAAGACCCCTGTAGTATTTACTTGCTTCTTCCCTTCTCTTTTTTGCGCCTTCAAAAAGATCCTTATCCGCGACAATGGCCGCATAACGGTTCGACAATTCTTCTTTGATGCTCAGTTTGAGTTCGGCTTCTTTCTTTTCTAAATTCTCCACATCCAATTTGGCGTTTCGAATATCGGCCTTGATTCCCTTGTCCCAAAGAGGATAAGAAAATTGGAATGCGGCGTAAGCTTCCGGATATTTAAAGGAAGCGATTCCTCGGTTCGTATCGGAAATGTTCTGTTGAGGAGAAACGATGTTCTGACCTCTCGTGGAATAAGCTCCCGATACTTTCAACGAAGGCATGTCTTCGGCTTCTTTGATTCTCAGATTGAGTTCTGCGATTTCCCTTTGTTTGCGAAGATTCTTCAGATCGGTTCTATGATCCAAAGCGAATAGATAATCCTTTTCCACTTCGAAGTCCGCAGGAACCTCTTCTTGAAGATCGGTAACACCTTCGATTTTGGAAGTTGGATCCGCGTTTAAAATACGAATCAGGTTTCTTTCCGCTTCCTTACGGGAAACCTTCGCCTTTTCCAAGTTCCCCGCGGTTTGGGAAAGAATGGAACTCCAAAGATTCACTTCAAAATTTTCTGAAAGACCGAGGTTGCGTTTTCTTGCGGTAAGGTCGCGGATGTTTTTTGTGTTGGATTGCAATTCTTCCAAGGTTTTCACGTTGGAATCGTAGATATTCAAACTCCAGTATTGAACGAGGGTTTGAACCACGAGTTGGGAAAGAGTATAGATCAATTCTTCCCTTTTGATAACCGTATTTTGTCTGATGATTGCGTCTTTGTCTTTCTGAGTTTTCCCAAAGCTATATTTGAGAAGTTCCTGGCTTAAAGTGATCGTAAGCGCACTTGTGTACTGCGGAGGAATCGCAAGAAAAGTCAGGTTTGACGGAGTGGTTTGCGGGTTTTCAAACGCGCTTGTATCGAAACGGGTAGTGCTTGCTTCGAACTTTGCGTAGGTTCCGGTTCTGAAATTCTTTTCAACACCGACGCTGAGTTTGTCCTGACTTTGTTTTTGTCCGGCAAAGACGTTGTTTCGGTTGTTGGGAAGATTCGTTTTAAAGACCGTGATCCCGCCTATGAGATTCCAAGTGAACTGAGACTCGTTTTTGAGTTCCGTTCCGTCGGCTTTTACGTATTCCATCTTTGCGTTTTGGATCGTGATGTTTTTTTCGAGGACGTGATTGACCGCTTCACGAAGAGTTAAACGCAGTACCCTTCTCGAATCGCTTAGGTTCCCTTCGGAAGATTTTTTTTCCTCTTCCAAAACGGCCTCTTCCGGTAAAATGTCCTCACCGATTATAGGTTGCGTTGCTACAAAAAGGATGGTTCCGAAAATGAGAAGATTTCTGAATTTTCCGCGAGTCCTTTCCTTTTTGAGATCCATGTAAGTGCCTACTTAATGGACATGGTTGAATGCAGGAAGTTTTTTACAAATCGAAAAATGAATTTTACGGGTCTAAAAGAGAACAATTCAATGAATTTACATTCACATAATCCCAATCGTCTCCTTCAAGAGAAAAGTCCTTATCTCCAACAACATGCGTACAACCCTGTGGACTGGTTTCCATGGGGTGAGGAAGCCTTAACCAAAGCAAGGGATCAGGACAAACTCATATTCTTATCGATAGGTTATGCGACATGTCATTGGTGCCACGTGATGGAGAGAGAATCCTTTGAAAATCAAACCATTGCGGATTATCTAAATTCTCATTACGTTTCGATCAAGGTGGATCGGGAAGAACGGCCCGATATCGATCGAATTTTTATGGACGCGTTGCACGCGATGGATCAGCAGGGAGGTTGGCCGCTCAATATGTTTTTGACTCCGGACGGCAAACCGATCACCGGAGGAACGTATTTTCCGCCCGAGCCGCGATACGGAAGAAAGAGCTTTTTAGAAGTTTTGAATGTGATTCAGGGTGTGTGGAGCACGAAACGTCAGGAACTGATCACGGCTTCCACGGAACTTTCGCAATATCTGAAAGAATCCGGAGAAGGACGCGCGAACGAAAAACAAGAGGCAGGTTTTCCTGCGGAGAATAGCTTCGATGCGGGATATTCCCTTTACGAAAGTTATTACGATCCTCAGTTCGGCGGCTTTAAAACGAATCATGTCAATAAATTTCCTCCGAGCATGGGGCTTTCGTTTTTGCTTCGATATCATCATTCTTCCGGAAATCCCCGTGCGCTGGAAATGGCCGAAAACACGCTTTTAGCGATGAAACAAGGCGGAATTTACGATCAGGTCGGGGGCGGTCTTTGCCGTTATTCCACCGATCATCACTGGTTGGTTCCTCACTTTGAGAAGATGCTCTATGACAATTCTTTGTTTTTGGAAAGCCTTGTGGAATATTCTCAGGTTTCCAAAAAGATTCCCGCGGAGTCGTTCGCATTGGACGTGATCGATTATCTACATCGGGACATGAGAATTCCAGGAGGTGGAATCTGTAGCGCGGAAGACGCCGACTCGGAAGGAGAAGAAGGACTTTTTTATATCTGGGATCTCGCGGAATTCAGGGAAGTCTGCGGCGAAGATTCTTCCTTGCTCGAAAAATTTTGGAACGTTACCGAGAAGGGAAACTTCGAAGAGAAGAATATTCTTCATGAAAGTTATCGAAGCGCGGTCGCGAAACTCGACTCTGAGGAATTGAAGCGCATCGACGCGGCCTTGGAAAGAGGCAGAAAAAAACTTTTGGAAAGAAGAAGCAAACGGATTCGTCCCTTGCGCGATGATAAGATTCTTACTTCTTGGAACGGTCTTTATATCAAGGCTCTTGTCAAGGCCGGTTCCGCGTTTCAAAGGGAAGAATTTTTGGTTCTCGCGGAAGAAACGTATTCTTTTATAGAAAAAAATCTGATCGATTCAAACGGAAGAATCTTACGAAGATTCCGAGACGGAGAATCCGGTATATTAGGATATTCGAATGATTACGCGGAGATGATCGCGGCTTCGATCGCGTTGTTCGAAGCGGGTCGAGGAATTCGTTATCTGAAAAACGCGGTCCTTTGGATGGAAGAGTCGATTCGTTTGTTCCGTTCTCCTGCGGGTGTGTTTTTTGACACCGGATCGGACGGAGAAGTTCTTTTGAGAAGAAGCGTGGACGGTTACGACGGTGTGGAACCTTCTGCGAACAGTTCTCTTGCGTATTCTTTGGTGAAGTTATCCTTGCTCGGTGTTCACTCGGATCGCTATCGCGAAATTGCGGAATCCATCTTTTTGTATTTTACGAAAGAATTGTCCACACACGCTTTGAGTTATCCGTTCCTTCTTTCCGCGTATTGGACTTATAAACATCATTCGAAAGAAATCGTTTTGATTCGTAAGAATGGAGAAGCGGGTAAGGATCTTTTGTCCGCGATCGGTAAGAAGTTTTTACCGAACTCGGTGGTTGCCGTCGTAAACGAGGACGAACTCGAGGAAGCGAGAAAACTTTCTTCTCTTTTTGAGGCAAGAGACAGCGGGGGAGGCGCGCTCGTGTATGTTTGTGAAAACTTTGCGTGCAAACTTCCCGTGGACAACGTTGCCGATTTGGAAAAGTTTCTCGAGTAGTAAATTCAATTTTGCAGGCGCTTTGTCGGAGTTCCGACAAGGCCGAGGGTCGAATCGCGTTTGACAGGATGCGATTTTTCTGTTAGAGGAGAATTGCGGGAGTTTTCCCACAAACCCGCCACCTCCACCCAATGCGGGTGGGGGCCGCCTCGCGATCACGATCGAATTGTCGGAGTTCCGACAAAGTGCGCGCTTCAATATCCGAGTTTGTGAAACATCTCGTTTGTGGCTTTGGCGCCTTGACAGTTGAGATGGATTTGATCCGAGTAATATTCAGATTTCATAAACTGTTTTTCAAACTGAAGAACCTTCAGATGCGGATACTTCGTTTTCAAAGGTTCGAACGCTTTCCAGAATTTCGAAAAATAGTTCGTGGGTTCTATATAATCCGGAAAAGGCATTACGATATAATAAACCTGGATGTTTTGATCCCGTGTGTAATTTAAAAAATCCTCGAACGCGGAAAAGTCGAAAGAAGGTTCCGTTTTGTAAGGAGCCAATACCTCGTCTTTGAGTTTGTCCTGACTCATCTGATAAAGAATGGCGTGTTGCGGTTTCATCCGGTCGGAGATATTGAGTCCCCCGTTCTGAAAATTCAACTTCTCCGAAATCCATTTGTTATCTCGGAAATTACTTTCGGGCGGCATACACTGAGGAGTATAAAGTTCGTCACAACCGCAGTCGAGTTTCATCTTCGCTTCTTCGGGTTTGTAGTTTTCGTATGAGAAAACGTTTAATAACGCCTTTCTGTATCTGTATGTGGAGAATGCGTTCGGGATCGAAGCGGAAAGGACGTATAAAAGTTCGGGTCCCTTGTATTGTTCCACCATTTCTCTCATGGAAAACAAATGGAGAATCCTGTGCGAAAAAAACTTCCAGTTGATTTCGGAAACTGTTTTTTGCATGGTCGCCGGAGCGCTTTCCATTACGAAATTCTTATACGTTAAACCGGAAACGAAACGGTTCACCAAATATTCAGAAAGACTCATATTCGGTTTTACGTATTGGATCAAAGTAGGATCGATGATCGGTTCTCCGTAACCTCTTGTGATAAGTCCGGGGCTGGACGCGAAAAGGATGAATTCCGGTTTTTTATTTCCGGCTTTTAGATATTTGGAAAGATAATGCGTATAATAACGCGCTCCCATAGCGGGAAGGCTAAAGTTATAAACCTTGGACGAGGAAGAGGGAACCAAGGACATACTTCTGGAATCCCCGAAGATCAATCCGTCGTAGTTCAAGGCTCCGGATTCCATATTCTTACGGACGTTGTTTACCAGAAAAACTTCGGTATGTTCGTAAAAATAGATTTCCGTGAACCGAGCCGTAAGCTCGATCGCAACCACGATTCCGAGAAGGATTAAAACGACTTTATTCTTAAAAAGCGAAGTAAATGACATTTTTGCCGAACACACCTTTTAGAACTATGCAGTAAAAGAAAAACAGATACGTAAGAATTCGGATTACTGCAGGTTTTTCGAATATAAAGAAAGCTGAATTGTTCTTATAGTGGAAATAATCCCAGAGGAGGAGAGGCCCGATAACCTTGATGATTTCCGTGAAATAATTGGCGATGCTGATCTGATCGTTCGGACCTTTGAGCGTGAAAAAGTTTTCGAAGATACTCGCCAAAAGAATTCTCGCGTGTTGACCGTCGTAACTTCTGAAGAAGATGGACGTCATCGCGAACATAAACGTGGTGAAAAAACAGGACCAGAAAAAGAATCCCTTCGTAAAGAACGCGTGATTTAAAAAAGGAAACGCACTTTTTGCGGAGAGTTTCAACTTTTCGAACGGTTCCTTGAAGATCATATAAAGAACGATGTAAAGACCGCAGGCAAGTCCCCAGAACGCGAAGTTCCAACTTGCACCGTGCCAAATTCCCGAAAGACCGAAGATGATGAACAAGTTTCTAAAATTGTAAAGTCTGCTTACCTTGCTTCCGCCTAACGGGATGTATACGTAATCCGTGAACCATCGGTTGAGCGTAACGTGCCATCTGCGGAACAGTTCTCGAAAATTCACGCTGAACTCGGGCGTAATGAAGTTCTCGCTCAGATTGAATCCGAGTAAAAACGCGGAACCTCTTGCAATATAAGAATATCCCGCAAAGTCGCAGTAGATCTGAAAGAAAAACGCCAAAAACGAAAGAATGATATGAATCGCGGAATGCCCGCCCGCTAAATCCGGATTCGCCTTATAGATCAAAGGATTGTCGAGAAAAACGAGGTTTACGAGTTCGGCGAGGTTGTCCGCGACGTAGGTTTTCATATAAAAACCCACGAGAATCAAAAGACAACCCTTGTAAAAAAGATCCAAGTTGATCTTTCTGTCTTCCTTGATCTGAGGAAGAAGATCTCCGGCTCTTTCGATTGGACCCGCGACCAACTGCGGAAAAAAACAAACGAACAAAGAGAAATCGATCAGGTTCGTTTCCGCTTTGAGTTTGCGATAATAAACGTCGATCACGTAAGAAAGCGTTTGAAACGTAAAAAAGCTGATTCCCACCGGGAGAATGATCTGTAAAAAAGTCGCGTCCTGAAACAAGGTCGGATCTTCCACTCCGAAAAGACCGGCCGAGGTTTTGACCGCGACGCTTAGATTCTCTATAAAAAAATTATAATATTTGAAAAAGCCGAGCATCCCCATATCGATCACGATCGCTAAGAACAAAAGCCATCCTCGGATCTTGTTGGATTCTTTTTGTTCTATGAGAAGAGCGATGTAGAAGTTCGAAACGGAAACGAAGATGATTAGAATCAAAAAGATCCAGTCCCACCAGCCGTAGAACGTATAAGACGCGATCAGAAGAAAAATATTCTGAATGTTGGTAGACGTTTTTCTTGCGGCGAAAAAATAACAAACCGCCAAAACGATTAGAAAGAAATAAATAAAGACCGCAGAGTTAAAGATCATGATCGACGGACCGATCCGAAAGGAACGGTTTCTCCTTTAGAGTTCCATTCTCTTGGCGTCTCGCCAGAGTCTGTCTAGATTATAATATTCTCTTTTTTCGGGAGTCATGATATGAATGATGATTTCGCCGAAATCTAAAAGTGTCCAACCCGAGTTCGCTGAGGTTCCGGTTTTATCCGCTTCCTTGTGCGCTAGTTTATATTCTTTTAATGTTTTTCTGACTTCTCTTGCGACTGCGTTCGCTTGAACGGCCGAGTTGACGGTGCAGATGACGAAGTAACTTAGATAGCTATTCACACCTTCTAAGTTTAGAATGCTGACTTCTTCACATTTTTTATCCACCATGATGTCGTGGATGATCTGAAGAATTTCTTTGGTTGTTGGGTTTTGTTTGGGAGCGGGGGTCATGAATCTTTATTTTCTCGGTTCGTAATCGGAGCCGACCACGACGGTCGCGTCGAGGCCAAGATCCTTTCTCAGTACGTGATGTACTTCTGCTTTTTCTAATACTGTCGATATGCGGTCCATGATCGCCGTGTTTCCGGAACGATCGATGACCACTGTTTTAGGAAATCCTTTTTTCCAAGCGTTGTCCGCGGCGAGAACCTTGATTCTTTTATCGGAAAGAATACTGCGAACGTCCTTTGCAAGACCCGCTACTTCGGTTCCGTTCAACACTTCGGTTCTTGCGAATTCCGCGTCCATAAAAACATCGGAGTTCATGTCCTTGGAGAATTTGCGAAACGCAACTCTGGCTCTCGCTATATCGGTCTTCAGATAAAGTTTTTTCGTCTTAGGGTCGTTAGACGGTTCACCCGGAAGTTCCGAAATGCCGAATTGAATTCTTCTGGAATTGGCGAACTTAACAAGACTTACAAAATCCTCTTTGGAAAGATCGGATTCGATCAGACTGTGAGCGAAGATCAGAAGAGGAGTGGTTAAGAATTCTTTTCTTTGGGAAAGAGTTTCATACAAAGTAAGCACCGCGCTTTCTTGACGGCTGATTCTTTCCAAGTAATCCAAGGTTTCTTTTTTATCCATCTTACTCGCGTAGTCGTACACGTCTTGACCGGACATCGTATAAACGCCCGGTTCACGGTTGTATTCGGAAGAATTGCGTACGGTTTTGTTATCCGTATAAACGCTCAAACCTCCGAGAAGATCCACGATACGAATCCAATTGGATGCGGTAAGAGAAATCGTATAATGCGGCTTGGCTCCGATCAAATCGGTGACCGCGCTTTTCACGGAGGACTTGGCCCCCGATTTCAAAAGATCCAAGGAATCGTCCGGATCGTCGAACGATGTGATCGGATGAATAAAATATAACGCGCAACGATTGTTCGAAGGAAACAAGGTTGCCAAAACGCCGAATTCGTATTCTTCGTTATCGCCGAGAGCATGAAATAAAAAATAGATCGGTTTACCGGCCGCGATTTTTTCTTCCAAACCGGTTCGATTGAATTTGCTAATCAGAAAGATAAGTGCGGAAAATAAGAGAATACCCGCGGCGATATAAAGCGGCCAGCCGGTTGTTTTTTTAGAAGGTTCTTTTGAATCCAAACGTGCGCTCCGATTCCATTTCAAACCGGAAAACCTGACTGTCAAACGGTTATTTTCCGAATGTTTTTCGTTTCAAAGCGGAGAATCGAATCGCGTACGATCGAACTTTTATTGACGAAGATTGAAAACTTCCTAAAAATCCATTCTTACGTTTTAAATCCAATCGGCCTTTGCCCGGGAGAATCAAGTGAAATCAACGATGATGAATTATCAACTAACCGTTCCCGCCATTTTAAGAAGAGCTTCCGAGGTTCATCCCGAAAAAGAAATCGTAACGAAGATGAACGACGAATCGATGCACCGTTATACGTACGGAGAATTTTCGGTTCGTGTTAAAAAGCTGATCGATTCTTTGCAAAAACTCGGGATCAAACCGGGGGATCGGGTCGCGACGTTTGGGATGAATCATTATCGGCACTTGGAAGTTTATTTTGCGGCTCCTTCGATGGGTGCCGTTCTTCACACGTTGAACGTCAGACTTTTTCCGGAACAACTCGTGTATATCGTAAACGACGCGGAAGATTCCGTGATCTTCGTGGATAAAAGTTTGAGTAAGATTCTTTACGATCTGCTTCCTCAGTTTAAAAAGAAACCGAAGTTCGTTCTGATGGACGATCTCGAGGCGATGGAATCCGCGCCTTTGCCGGATTTAGTAGATTATGAAATTCTAATTCAGAATGGAAATCCGGATGTCGCCTTACCCGAGTTAGACGAAAATTCGGCCGCGGGAATGTGTTACACATCGGGAACGACCGGAAATCCGAAGGGAGTCGTATACAGTCATCGTTCGATCTATCTGCACAGTATGTCGATCTGTATGTCCGATAGTCTCGGGGTTTGCGAGAAGGAAACGATTCTTCCCGTGGTTCCGATGTTTCACGCGAACGCCTGGGGAATTCCGTTCGGTTGTGTGATGACCGGAGCGATTCTTGTGTTTCCGGGAAAACATCTTTTGGGTCACGGGCTTGCTTCCCTTTTGGAACAAGAGAAGGTGAGTATGGCCGCAGGAGTTCCCACGATTTG
This window contains:
- a CDS encoding LCP family protein, with amino-acid sequence MTVRFSGLKWNRSARLDSKEPSKKTTGWPLYIAAGILLFSALIFLISKFNRTGLEEKIAAGKPIYFLFHALGDNEEYEFGVLATLFPSNNRCALYFIHPITSFDDPDDSLDLLKSGAKSSVKSAVTDLIGAKPHYTISLTASNWIRIVDLLGGLSVYTDNKTVRNSSEYNREPGVYTMSGQDVYDYASKMDKKETLDYLERISRQESAVLTLYETLSQRKEFLTTPLLIFAHSLIESDLSKEDFVSLVKFANSRRIQFGISELPGEPSNDPKTKKLYLKTDIARARVAFRKFSKDMNSDVFMDAEFARTEVLNGTEVAGLAKDVRSILSDKRIKVLAADNAWKKGFPKTVVIDRSGNTAIMDRISTVLEKAEVHHVLRKDLGLDATVVVGSDYEPRK
- a CDS encoding long-chain fatty acid--CoA ligase — its product is MKSTMMNYQLTVPAILRRASEVHPEKEIVTKMNDESMHRYTYGEFSVRVKKLIDSLQKLGIKPGDRVATFGMNHYRHLEVYFAAPSMGAVLHTLNVRLFPEQLVYIVNDAEDSVIFVDKSLSKILYDLLPQFKKKPKFVLMDDLEAMESAPLPDLVDYEILIQNGNPDVALPELDENSAAGMCYTSGTTGNPKGVVYSHRSIYLHSMSICMSDSLGVCEKETILPVVPMFHANAWGIPFGCVMTGAILVFPGKHLLGHGLASLLEQEKVSMAAGVPTIWNVLYQHLKKNSYNLSNLHTMIVGGSAAPQSMIEGFKNDFGIHILHAWGMTELSPVGTVCRLKTTMKDLNELEKLHILSKQGPAVAGVELRGIDDQGKEIPKDGKTPGEMIVRGPWIASSYYGNPSRESFTSDGWFRTGDVITIDAHGYVQITDRKKDLIKTRGEWISSVEMEGYVLKAPGVLEAAVVAKPDEIRGEVPVVFVVAKEGETVDKKSVLEILRENFANWQVPHQDDIRLIDAIPKTSVGKFDKKVLRAGMAKHS